A section of the Canis lupus baileyi chromosome 5, mCanLup2.hap1, whole genome shotgun sequence genome encodes:
- the JCAD gene encoding junctional cadherin 5-associated protein isoform X1, giving the protein MYSVEDLLISHGYKLSRRVPAPPEEEREGRRQARARGRAARGLLNGCDHGPAALPHSRPPLGKGHASTSETSHRAPRAHGEPQSACAPRTPELGFYDQPVLRWSSQPQTAHDHAYWRRRGQEVGGFLGPRDREDLEGRGMAQAHSLPVHMREGPWEVGGRTENVMKKAVWEEELRMAAPAKWQTISLESWHQPRKLGRQMSDGDGERLFQDLYPFMQGEQVLNSQSKGKSQSLPRVLSPEGLSCMEIPIPLNDGHFPSVPKMPFYPPNCAPNLESTRNLEKSGSSAPLPRPKFGRPLKPPSYDSHQNSRVGMESSDSPDGQQADLCASYLSRANEPRLELCASDSGLEPPVYVPPPSYRSPLQHITNPYGDDAAPRPVCAGPRQQQHPAEVPSAGGQPPSRPLGTGTEYGASPRSPRAFPLQPRPTTAYDSSVLYIPFDDPRIRHFKLAQPQGFHPETQAAEMLYSSSPGTAPAPAHGNSQQDGAVLSPRSVRTPPGNASSSAPASPGPRWLWGHLPGDAENGSFPDQRDHGAVRGQWPAVGGSPRGHPEGPAPSPGPQGESTCETRTTLKKFETGIQTKKSSKKKMNETIFCLVSIPVKSESHLPDIDTNNNDLKQSSDKKNRLDKSPALQEQSLLSMSSTDLELQALTGSMVGRTEFQKQDLGEPEEGKQTNDLRFLHPTKHRELKYSGSWPGHQYRDQQTQTTFTEDSKSPLPLPCEKPGGSPKAVLTPRFSDPIASEAHLPGVLASSHQSQRPHAHHLKGQMSLSPSSNSAFSKTSSCISHAPVLKAGPTQPCVDGRGRDASPVPRGEVVKGETTGPCNSQQLFGQFLLKPVSRRPWDLISQLESFNKELQEEEESSHSGSGRSSEDSDTEWQCEGHVDTTAKSRGLGEAGQVQRAEAALGRLAPEEPGPRSGRVKSKSESWSEEQKLGRPHVPPWSLGPVTVVGGRAAASLSPRTSPVTENRDQEAEHRMNQPAVSLGPVNAVTSSKSSDTKPVLSSEPAELRQPGESQELPGMSISGGPGAAAPRKAGGGGEQGPRLPLFLASKARGLSAPDLRSVGLLPAPERSAEKSDGSLGEASAIEIPPNESLQARAARILGIEVAVESLLPGAQRTGQNEHPEPDGSVCGPEAPRKEAASSSAQPDDPAVSTDAFYGRRKCGWTESPLFVGERDGARRVAPTSEHVSVDRTVPSKVPSPEPQPRPQEFTSCDHRDTETKPPFRSTLFHFIERTPSVAGAEKRLRSTSKVIESLQEKLASPPRRADPDRLMRMKEVSSVSRMRLLSSRSADSVEEAEDLKAERVPPGGPVSPNAGDLRVGHPLPVSKGAPSLEEDGHPAAQREKTVQQDFWCPDSYDPSRVERV; this is encoded by the exons GTTTTACGACCAGCCCGTGCTAAGGTGGTCCTCTCAGCCCCAGACTGCTCACGACCACGCCTACTGGAGAAGAAGAGGACAGGAGGTTGGTGGCTTCCTGGGCCCAAGGGACCGAGAAGACCTGGAGGGCAGAGGAATGGCCCAAGCCCACAGTCTGCCTGTCCACATGAGGGAGGGTCCATGGGAAGttggaggaaggacagagaatGTGATGAAGAAGGCAGTTTGGGAAGAAGAGCTGAGAATGGCAGCACCTGCCAAGTGGCAGACTATAAGCCTTGAGAGCTGGCACCAGCCAAGGAAGttagggaggcagatgtctgatGGTGACGGGGAGAGACTGTTTCAAGATCTGTACCCATTCATGCAAGGAGAACAGGTGCTGAATTCTCAAAGCAAAGGGAAATCCCAGTCCTTGCCCAGGGTTCTTTCCCCCGAGGGCCTGAGTTGCATGGAGATTCCCATTCCACTGAATGATGGACATTTTCCAAGTGTTCCTAAAATGCCATTTTACCCTCCAAATTGTGCCCCCAATTTGGAATCCACAAGGAACCTCGAGAAGAGTGGCTCCTCAGCCCCTTTGCCCCGGCCCAAGTTTGGGAGACCCCTCAAGCCTCCGTCCTACGACTCTCACCAGAACTCCCGAGTGGGCATGGAGAGCAGCGACTCTCCGGATGGTCAGCAGGCAGACCTGTGCGCCTCCTACCTGAGCAGAGCTAACGAGCCCAGGCTGGAGCTATGTGCGTCCGACTCCGGCTTAGAGCCTCCGGTGTACGTGCCCCCGCCGTCGTACAGGTCACCGCTGCAGCACATCACCAACCCCTACGGGGACGACGCGGCCCCCAGGCCCGTGTGCGCTGGGCCCCGTCAACAGCAGCATCCCGCGGAGGTGCCCAGTGCCGGGGGTCAGCCTCCTTCCAGGCCGCTGGGAACCGGGACCGAGTATGGTGCGAGCCCGCGCTCTCCTCGAGCCTTCCCTCTACAGCCCCGGCCAACCACCGCTTATGACAGCTCTGTCCTGTATATTCCCTTTGACGATCCCCGGATACGACATTTTAAACTAGCCCAGCCCCAGGGTTTCCATCCAGAAACACAGGCTGCTGAGATGTTGTACAGCTCGAGTCCGGGTACTGCCCCAGCACCTGCTCATGGCAACAGTCAACAGGACGGCGCCGTCTTGAGCCCACGGAGCGTGAGGACCCCACCAGGCAACGCCAGCAGCTCCGCCCCAGCCAGTCCTGGTCCCCGGTGGCTATGGGGCCATCTCCCCGGGGATGCAGAGAATGGCAGCTTTCCTGACCAAAGAGACCATGGTGCTGTGAGAGGACAGTGGCCTGCCGTGGGTGGCAGCCCGCGTGGCCACCCAGAAggcccggccccctccccaggcccgcAGGGTGAGAGTACCTGCGAAACTCGAACCACGCTCAAGAAGTTTGAAACTGGGATTCAGACCAagaaaagttcaaagaaaaaaatgaacgaGACGATATTTTGTTTGGTTTCCATCCCAGTTAAATCCGAATCACATCTGCCAGATATAGATACGAACAACAATGACTTAAAACAGAGCTCTGATAAAAAGAATAGGCTTGATAAGAGCCCGGCTTTGCAAGAACAAAGTCTGCTGAGCATGTCTTCCACGGACCTGGAGCTGCAAGCTCTCACAGGAAGTATGGTTGGGAGAACAGAGTTCCAGAAACAAGATCTGGGGGAACCAgaagaagggaaacaaacaaatgaccTCAGATTCCTTCACCCTACAAAGCACAGAGAGCTCAAGTATTCTGGCTCATGGCCAGGGCACCAGTACAGAGATCAGCAAACACAAACCACTTTCACCGAGGACTCCAAaagccctctgcccctcccatgcgAGAAGCCGGGAGGGTCCCCAAAAGCAGTACTGACACCCAGATTTTCAGACCCCATTGCCTCTGAAGCTCACCTGCCTGGGGTGTTAGCTTCCAGCCACCAGAGCCAGAGGCCACATGCTCATCACCTGAAAGGTCAGATGTCCCTCAGCCCCTCCAGCAACAGCGCTTTCTCGAAGACTTCCTCCTGCATAAGCCATGCACCTGTTCTGAAAGCAGGGCCCACTCAGCCGTGCGTGGATGGCCGCGGCCGTGACGCCAGCCCTGTGCCCCGGGGCGAGGTGGTGAAGGGGGAGACCACCGGCCCCTGCAATAGTCAGCAGCTCTTTGGCCAGTTTCTCCTGAAGCCAGTGAGCCGGCGTCCCTGGGATTTGATAAGCCAGCTGGAAAGTTTTAACAAGGAGcttcaggaggaggaggagagcagtcACAGTGGCAGTGGCAGGAGCAGCGAGGACAGTGACACGGAGTGGCAGTGTGAAGGCCACGTGGACACCACCGCCAAGAGCCGGGGCTTGGGTGAGGCAGGCCAGGTACAGAGAGCTGAGGCTGCCCTAGGGAGGCTGGCACCCGAGGAGCCCGGGCCCAGGTCGGGAAGAGTGAAGAGTAAGTCTGAGAGCTGGAGCGAGGAGCAGAAGCTGGGCCGGCCCCACGTCCCGCCTTGGTCCCTGGGCCCCGTGACGGTGGTAGGCGGAAGGGCTGCGGCCTCACTGTCTCCACGCACCAGCCCGGTCACCGAGAACAGAGACCAGGAGGCCGAGCACAGGATGAACCAGCCAGCAGTCAGCCTGGGTCCTGTGAACGCAGTGACGTCCTCTAAGTCCAGTGACACGAAGCCAGTGCTCTCGTCTGAGCCAGCTGAGCTGAGGCAGCCCGGGGAAAGTCAGGAGCTGCCCGGCATGTCCATTTCTGGTGGGCCAGGTGCAGCAGCCCCTCGGAAGGCTGGTGGTGGAGGGGAGCAGGGCCCGCGGCTCCCACTCTTTCTTGCCAGCAAAGCCCGAGGACTGTCGGCCCCAGACTTGAGGTCTGTGGGGCTGCTACCTGCACCAGAGCGGAGTGCTGAGAAGTCAGATGGCTCTTTAGGGGAAGCGAGTGCCATAGAAATCCCCCCAAATGAATCCCTGCAAGCAAGGGCTGCAAGGATCCTGGGCATCGAGGTGGCCGTGGAGTCCCTACTGCCAGGTGCCCAGAGAACAGGGCAGAATGAGCACCCTGAGCCCGATGGAAGTGTCTGCGGGCCAGAGGCCCCCAGGAAGGAGGCTGCATCCAGCTCAGCGCAGCCAGATGACCCCGCGGTGTCCACGGACGCCTTCTATGGCAGGAGGAAGTGTGGCTGGACTGAAAGCCCTCTCTTTGTAGGGGAAAGGGATGGTGCCCGTCGGGTTGCCCCGACCAGTGAGCACGTGAGCGTGGACAGGACTGTCCCCAGCAAGGTCCCCAGTCCTGAGCCtcagcccaggccccaggagtTCACATCCTGCGATCACAGGGACACGGAGACAAAACCACCCTTCAGGTCCACTCTGTTCCACTTTATAGAAAGGACCCCGAGCGTGGCAGGCGCAGAAAAGAGGCTCAGAAGCACTTCCAAAGTGATCGAAAGTTTACAAGAGAAACTGGCCTCCCCCCCTCGGAGAGCAGACCCCGACCGCCTGATGAGGATGAAGGAGGTAAGCTCTGTGTCTCGGATGAGGCTCCTGAGTTCCCGGAGCGCCGACTCCGTGGAGGAGGCCGAGGACCTGAAGGCCGAGAGGGTGCCACCCGGAGGCCCGGTATCTCCAAATGCGGGGGACCTGAGGGTCGGGCACCCCCTCCCTGTCTCCAAGGGGGCCCCCTCGCTGGAAGAAGACGGGCATCCagcagcacagagagagaagactgtCCAGCAGGACTTCTGGTGCCCAG attCGTATGACCCTAGCAGAGTGGAGAGGGTGTGA